A section of the Streptomyces sp. SLBN-118 genome encodes:
- a CDS encoding ABC transporter ATP-binding protein: MIRQLLNVVGPEQGAPVRRMLVALAVGAVLQGIAFALLVPVLQALFGSDPDSVWPWIWSLLGVSFLYCVVYYDSLRTGFQAGATLSRTLHHRIGDQVASLPLGWFAPERVGQLGQLATKSVMDIMGVPAHLLRPLVTSFLTPATVVLVMYAFDWRLALAATLTVPVIVVVYRWSAGLNQKADAARTAAHAVTGGRVVEFAQLQPVLRVFGRGGRNAGTRGLDDALHTQYEASRKVLVTGVPGLISFALVVQAAFTVILVTGTYLALDGGLDVAKLLAILVLSARFTEPIAETAVLGSTLRTARSALDRVSDLLEEPQLPQQDDPRLPLGNAIEFENVSFSYDGTPVLSGVSLVMEEGTMTALVGPSGSGKTTVSKLIPRFWDVDCGVVRVGGVDVRDIDPEMLMSRISVVFQDVYLFEGTIMENIRVGRPDATDGEIREVARLARVEEIVQRLPDGWDTKVGEGGALLSGGERQRVSIARAILKDAPIVLLDEATASLDPENQQAVQEALSHLTAGRTLLVIAHRLQTVAAADQILLLDDGRIAERGRHEQLIAADGRYADFWAERSRAQRWRLTRQYS, encoded by the coding sequence ATGATCCGCCAACTGCTCAATGTGGTGGGCCCCGAGCAGGGAGCTCCCGTACGCAGGATGCTCGTCGCCCTGGCGGTGGGCGCGGTGCTCCAGGGCATCGCCTTCGCCCTGCTCGTCCCTGTCCTTCAGGCGCTGTTCGGCTCCGATCCCGATTCGGTCTGGCCGTGGATCTGGTCGCTGCTCGGCGTGTCCTTCCTGTACTGCGTGGTCTATTACGACAGCCTGCGCACCGGCTTCCAGGCGGGCGCGACGCTCTCGAGGACCCTGCACCACCGGATCGGTGACCAGGTGGCCTCGCTGCCGCTGGGCTGGTTCGCGCCGGAGAGGGTCGGTCAGCTCGGCCAGCTCGCCACGAAGAGTGTCATGGACATCATGGGCGTTCCGGCGCATCTGCTGCGGCCCCTGGTGACCAGCTTCCTCACCCCCGCCACCGTCGTGCTGGTGATGTACGCCTTCGACTGGCGCCTCGCGCTGGCGGCCACGCTCACCGTGCCGGTGATCGTGGTGGTCTACCGCTGGAGTGCCGGTCTCAACCAGAAGGCCGACGCGGCACGGACCGCGGCGCACGCCGTGACCGGCGGCCGGGTCGTCGAGTTCGCCCAGCTCCAGCCTGTTCTCCGGGTCTTCGGCCGGGGCGGCAGGAACGCCGGTACGCGCGGGCTCGACGACGCACTGCACACCCAGTACGAAGCGTCCCGCAAGGTCCTCGTCACCGGGGTGCCCGGACTGATCAGCTTCGCCCTCGTGGTCCAGGCGGCGTTCACCGTCATCCTGGTGACCGGCACGTATCTGGCCCTCGACGGGGGCCTGGACGTGGCCAAGCTGCTGGCGATCCTGGTTCTGTCGGCCCGGTTCACCGAACCGATCGCCGAGACCGCGGTGCTGGGCTCCACCCTGCGGACGGCGCGCTCCGCGCTCGACCGGGTCTCCGACCTGCTCGAGGAGCCCCAGCTGCCTCAGCAGGACGACCCGCGGCTCCCGCTCGGCAACGCGATCGAGTTCGAGAACGTGTCCTTCAGCTATGACGGGACTCCCGTGCTCTCCGGGGTGTCGCTGGTCATGGAGGAGGGCACGATGACCGCGCTGGTTGGCCCCTCCGGTTCCGGCAAGACCACGGTCAGCAAGCTGATTCCGCGGTTCTGGGACGTGGACTGCGGTGTGGTGCGGGTCGGCGGCGTCGACGTACGGGACATCGATCCCGAGATGCTGATGTCCCGTATCTCCGTGGTGTTCCAGGATGTCTACCTCTTCGAGGGCACCATCATGGAGAACATCCGGGTGGGCCGCCCCGACGCCACCGACGGCGAGATCCGCGAAGTCGCCCGGCTGGCGCGGGTGGAGGAGATCGTGCAGCGGCTGCCCGACGGCTGGGACACCAAGGTCGGCGAGGGCGGCGCCCTGTTGTCCGGTGGTGAACGGCAGCGGGTTTCGATCGCACGGGCGATCCTCAAGGACGCACCGATCGTGCTGCTCGACGAGGCGACAGCCTCGCTCGACCCGGAGAACCAGCAGGCGGTCCAGGAGGCACTGAGCCATCTCACCGCCGGCCGGACGCTCCTGGTCATTGCGCACAGGCTGCAGACCGTGGCCGCCGCCGACCAGATCCTGCTGCTGGACGACGGCAGGATCGCCGAGCGCGGCAGGCACGAGCAGCTGATCGCCGCGGATGGCCGGTACGCCGACTTCTGGGCGGAGCGGAGTCGCGCTCAGCGCTGGCGGCTGACCCGTCAGTACTCCTGA
- a CDS encoding ABC transporter ATP-binding protein codes for MAAEKAALGEILRPIKGRLRLAVAAQAVSAVAGVVPFIAIAELGRVLLDNEPDRSSDAWTITAIGAGALLVRLIFLLASGAISHFADNELQLHIRRSLVDRLGRVPLGWFSARNSGSVKKAVQDDVDAMHHMIAHSVLDMTAATVVPVTSLAYLFWVDWQMTLVTIAPLVIGLGLYSITMAGMASHLPEYDKAMGRINGSAVEFVQGIAVVKTFGQTRRAHQQFASAADDFSSFFLNWVRSTLNSKAAAEIVLSPIAVLVAVLTGGAVFVTNGWIAAVDLLPFALLGIGLTAPVLALFYASYELRFAKGAAERVSEILATEELPVSDAPRTPSGNHVSYKDVHFSYDGKKEAVAGVDLELAPGTVTALVGPSGSGKSTLATLLPRFGDVTGGSITIGGVDIRELALEDLYSRVAFVFQDVKLTQDTVAENIRMARPDADLSEVQAAARAACVHDVIEALPRGYDSVIGEDARFSGGQAQRVSIARALLADTPIIVLDEAAAFADPQSEAKVQDALSELTRGKIVLLIAHRLSTVVDADVIAVLDDGRIVERGTHSELVARGGRFARMWHAHEKTAQWQPHQPTLITTVSAAPVGGNN; via the coding sequence ATGGCCGCGGAAAAGGCCGCACTTGGCGAGATCCTTCGCCCGATCAAGGGACGGCTACGACTGGCCGTCGCCGCCCAGGCCGTTTCGGCGGTCGCCGGCGTCGTCCCCTTCATCGCCATCGCCGAACTCGGCCGGGTACTGCTCGACAACGAGCCCGACCGCTCCAGCGATGCATGGACCATCACCGCGATCGGCGCGGGCGCCCTCCTGGTGCGGCTGATCTTTCTGCTGGCGTCGGGCGCCATCTCCCACTTCGCGGACAACGAACTGCAGTTGCACATCCGGCGAAGCCTCGTGGACCGGCTCGGCCGCGTGCCGCTGGGCTGGTTCTCCGCCCGTAACTCCGGCTCGGTGAAGAAGGCCGTGCAGGACGACGTCGACGCGATGCACCACATGATCGCCCACTCGGTGCTCGACATGACGGCCGCGACGGTCGTGCCGGTCACCTCTCTGGCGTATCTGTTCTGGGTCGACTGGCAGATGACCCTGGTGACGATCGCCCCGCTGGTCATCGGGCTCGGTCTCTACAGCATCACGATGGCCGGGATGGCGAGCCACCTTCCCGAATACGACAAGGCGATGGGGCGGATCAACGGCAGCGCCGTCGAGTTCGTCCAGGGCATCGCGGTCGTCAAGACCTTCGGGCAGACCCGCAGGGCCCACCAGCAGTTCGCCTCGGCGGCCGACGACTTCTCCTCGTTCTTCCTCAACTGGGTGCGCTCCACGCTCAACTCCAAGGCCGCGGCCGAGATCGTGCTGTCCCCCATCGCCGTCCTGGTGGCGGTCCTCACCGGCGGCGCGGTGTTCGTGACGAACGGCTGGATCGCCGCCGTGGATCTGCTGCCGTTCGCCCTGCTCGGGATCGGCCTCACCGCGCCGGTGCTCGCCCTGTTCTACGCGAGCTACGAACTGCGGTTCGCCAAGGGCGCGGCCGAGCGTGTCAGCGAGATCCTCGCCACCGAGGAACTTCCGGTCTCCGACGCGCCCCGCACCCCGTCCGGGAACCACGTCAGCTACAAGGACGTGCACTTCTCCTACGACGGCAAGAAGGAAGCCGTGGCCGGCGTCGATCTGGAGCTCGCGCCGGGTACGGTCACCGCGCTGGTCGGCCCCTCGGGTTCGGGCAAGAGCACCCTCGCCACACTCCTTCCCCGGTTCGGCGACGTGACCGGTGGCTCGATCACCATCGGCGGCGTCGACATCAGGGAACTGGCCCTGGAGGACCTGTACAGCCGGGTCGCCTTCGTCTTCCAGGACGTCAAGCTGACCCAGGACACGGTCGCCGAGAACATCCGGATGGCACGGCCCGACGCCGATCTGTCCGAGGTGCAGGCGGCGGCCCGCGCCGCATGCGTCCACGATGTGATCGAAGCGCTGCCGCGCGGCTACGACTCGGTGATCGGCGAGGACGCACGGTTCTCGGGCGGCCAGGCGCAGCGCGTCTCGATCGCCCGGGCGCTGCTGGCCGACACCCCGATCATCGTCCTCGACGAGGCGGCGGCCTTCGCGGACCCGCAGTCCGAGGCCAAGGTGCAGGACGCGCTCTCCGAGCTGACCCGCGGCAAGATCGTGCTGCTGATCGCCCACCGGCTGTCGACGGTGGTCGACGCTGACGTGATCGCGGTACTGGACGACGGACGGATCGTCGAGCGGGGCACGCACTCGGAACTGGTCGCCCGGGGCGGCAGGTTCGCGCGGATGTGGCACGCCCACGAGAAGACGGCTCAGTGGCAACCCCACCAGCCCACGTTGATCACGACCGTGAGCGCCGCTCCGGTGGGAGGGAACAACTGA
- a CDS encoding TetR/AcrR family transcriptional regulator, which translates to MARLKTYDEALRLRLINRAAATVFDRGTAALSLRRLAADVKTSTTAVYSLFGNKAGLLDSLYREAARLFVARLATVDSSDDPANDVIRLGVAYREYALANPHLYAILFADRTVEYEPTDERKSEVGDTIQPLVDAVVRGQKAGQFAPDAPAEVIALSCWGSAHGLVSLELSGNEPPGLDIGDCYEATLRAVVLGWRPEPE; encoded by the coding sequence ATGGCCAGGCTCAAGACTTACGACGAAGCACTCCGACTCAGGCTGATCAACCGCGCTGCCGCCACGGTCTTCGACCGGGGCACCGCGGCGCTGAGCCTGCGGCGGCTCGCAGCCGATGTGAAGACCTCGACCACGGCGGTCTATTCGCTGTTCGGAAACAAGGCGGGTCTGCTCGACAGCCTGTACCGGGAGGCGGCCCGGCTCTTCGTCGCGCGCCTGGCCACGGTCGATTCGAGCGACGATCCGGCCAATGATGTGATCAGGCTCGGCGTCGCCTATCGCGAGTACGCACTGGCAAATCCTCACCTGTACGCGATCCTGTTCGCCGACCGCACCGTGGAGTACGAGCCGACGGACGAGCGCAAGAGCGAGGTGGGAGACACCATCCAGCCGCTCGTGGACGCCGTGGTCCGGGGACAGAAGGCCGGCCAGTTCGCACCCGACGCGCCGGCCGAGGTCATCGCGCTCTCCTGCTGGGGCTCCGCGCACGGGCTCGTATCGCTGGAGCTGTCCGGGAACGAGCCCCCTGGTCTCGACATCGGCGACTGCTACGAAGCCACGCTGCGCGCCGTCGTCCTGGGCTGGCGCCCCGAACCCGAGTGA
- a CDS encoding SDR family NAD(P)-dependent oxidoreductase, with the protein MTTTDLPAAGAWPAIRPHLSSFDPDAFVRPVDRFVWEPVHVPHTGARQARPLAGRRLLLVGESADLVGAVAGELGERGALVVRSDPDTPLSAGGWDGIVDLNVMGETYELGDTTWRSALARTTEAVRGAYQQWAAEPRFGRHVYLAVTHLGGHAGHGEGQVPQPLGGIWAGLAKCLPRELPAAGIVVVDLDRADAAAIADAVEREYVSPGHFEVGYRDGRRHVLVGRPAPLGPPGERPPGTDDTVLITGGARGVGFAAARAFAESFGCRVVVTGRGERPAANEVNSLDDEEFAAWRRRRLSGARTPQDLATARNEIRRADEDRTVHHNLTGAAKDGLRIDYLRCDCTDMEQVERAFAALGDGPQFVVHNAGIDDPARFDRKSADSVVRTVDVKVTGFANLVAAILARPERRDALRLLSNVGSLAGRMGGMVGQIDYAAGNEALARLGFWARDNLGLPVQTLCWPTWERLGVIANYSAAVRYVSTLDPVEGARRWTGELASGHTDEAVFLGRIGAVLAPGQLRGFGMLTGHPDLPRLHALDHHLGEVEEYEIFRSLRTTLRLNAGQHPCLSEVRVGTAPAVPVSVVLEHAVAAGDWVVPEGWPLLHLRELRALKVRLDGLRFGGGHLDLHREARGGYTDGEWCVEVTIRDREGADIASVTLVYGAEPAARTAVPAEEGSRDRPTRHDGWLSWAGVVFPESGARKAGPGLRLDVTPVLPADLWTVPFPPDPTVAPAAVEAIVRETDRHTARGAAGTLTIRRLVLSPGAQRVERLYATDGLSCWAGTREGVGVLLAEGVGLTV; encoded by the coding sequence ATGACGACCACAGATCTGCCGGCCGCCGGCGCGTGGCCCGCGATCCGCCCGCACCTGTCCTCCTTCGACCCGGACGCCTTCGTCCGGCCGGTCGACCGGTTCGTCTGGGAGCCTGTCCACGTCCCGCACACCGGGGCGCGCCAGGCCCGCCCGCTCGCCGGGCGCAGGCTGCTGCTCGTCGGTGAGTCGGCGGACCTGGTCGGCGCCGTCGCCGGGGAGCTGGGCGAGCGCGGCGCGCTGGTCGTCCGTTCCGATCCCGATACGCCGCTGAGCGCGGGCGGATGGGACGGCATCGTCGACCTCAACGTGATGGGCGAGACCTACGAACTGGGCGACACCACCTGGCGGTCGGCGCTCGCCCGCACCACCGAAGCCGTCCGCGGCGCCTACCAGCAGTGGGCCGCCGAGCCGCGCTTCGGCCGCCATGTCTATCTCGCCGTGACTCATCTCGGCGGGCACGCGGGTCACGGCGAGGGACAGGTGCCGCAGCCGCTGGGTGGCATCTGGGCCGGTCTCGCCAAGTGTCTGCCGCGCGAACTGCCCGCCGCAGGCATCGTCGTCGTGGACCTCGACCGTGCGGATGCCGCGGCGATCGCCGACGCGGTGGAACGTGAATACGTCAGCCCCGGGCACTTCGAGGTCGGCTACCGGGACGGCCGCCGCCATGTCCTGGTCGGCCGCCCCGCACCTCTCGGTCCGCCCGGCGAACGGCCTCCCGGTACGGATGACACCGTCCTGATCACCGGCGGCGCGCGTGGCGTCGGCTTCGCGGCGGCCCGCGCGTTCGCCGAGTCGTTCGGCTGCCGCGTCGTCGTCACGGGCCGGGGCGAGCGTCCCGCGGCGAACGAGGTGAACTCCCTGGACGACGAGGAGTTCGCCGCCTGGCGACGGCGGCGGCTCTCCGGTGCCCGTACCCCGCAGGACCTCGCCACGGCCCGGAACGAGATCCGCCGCGCGGACGAGGACCGCACCGTCCACCACAACCTCACGGGGGCGGCGAAGGACGGGCTGCGCATCGACTATCTGCGCTGCGACTGCACCGACATGGAGCAGGTCGAGCGGGCCTTCGCCGCACTCGGTGACGGCCCGCAGTTCGTCGTCCACAACGCCGGCATCGACGATCCGGCCCGTTTCGACCGCAAATCCGCGGACAGCGTGGTGCGTACGGTCGATGTCAAGGTCACAGGCTTCGCAAACCTGGTCGCCGCGATCCTGGCCCGGCCCGAACGCCGGGACGCACTGCGCCTGTTGAGCAATGTCGGATCGCTCGCGGGCCGGATGGGCGGGATGGTCGGCCAGATCGACTACGCGGCGGGCAACGAGGCCCTGGCCCGGCTCGGGTTCTGGGCGCGCGACAACCTCGGCCTGCCCGTGCAGACCCTGTGCTGGCCGACCTGGGAACGCCTCGGCGTGATCGCCAACTACTCTGCCGCCGTCCGCTATGTCTCCACACTCGACCCGGTGGAGGGCGCACGGCGCTGGACCGGGGAACTCGCCTCCGGTCACACCGACGAGGCCGTGTTCCTGGGCAGGATCGGCGCGGTGCTCGCCCCCGGCCAGCTCCGCGGCTTCGGCATGCTCACCGGCCACCCCGATCTGCCCCGGCTCCACGCGCTGGACCATCACCTCGGTGAGGTCGAGGAGTACGAGATCTTCCGGTCGCTGCGCACGACCCTGCGCCTGAACGCCGGTCAGCATCCCTGCCTGTCGGAGGTACGTGTCGGCACGGCCCCGGCGGTCCCCGTCAGTGTCGTGCTGGAGCACGCGGTGGCCGCGGGCGACTGGGTGGTGCCGGAGGGCTGGCCCCTGCTGCATCTGCGCGAGTTGCGCGCGCTGAAGGTCAGGCTCGACGGGCTGCGGTTCGGCGGCGGGCATCTCGATCTGCACCGCGAGGCGCGCGGCGGTTACACCGACGGCGAGTGGTGCGTAGAAGTGACCATTCGCGACCGGGAAGGCGCGGACATCGCGTCGGTGACACTCGTCTACGGTGCCGAGCCCGCCGCGCGGACCGCGGTGCCGGCCGAGGAGGGAAGCCGCGACCGGCCGACAAGGCACGACGGTTGGCTGAGCTGGGCCGGTGTGGTCTTCCCGGAGAGCGGGGCCCGGAAGGCAGGCCCGGGGCTGAGGCTCGACGTGACGCCCGTACTGCCCGCCGATCTGTGGACCGTGCCCTTCCCGCCCGACCCGACGGTCGCACCCGCGGCCGTCGAGGCCATCGTCCGTGAGACGGACCGCCACACGGCACGGGGCGCGGCCGGGACGCTGACGATCCGCCGGCTGGTGCTCAGCCCGGGCGCGCAGCGCGTCGAGCGCCTGTACGCGACGGACGGCCTCAGCTGCTGGGCGGGGACCCGCGAGGGGGTTGGGGTGCTTCTCGCCGAGGGCGTCGGCCTGACGGTGTGA
- a CDS encoding MMPL family transporter, which translates to MFEGLGRFIHRGRKPLLIFTLLFAVLSGVYGVGVFGDMKPGGFEDPKSESRHAAALAEKAFPQRAPDAVVVYRNDDLTVDDPAFQKAVTSKVNSLPRSVVTGSAHFWMTKMPEQVSRDRHATYVAMNLHGSDDNIKEESYKAIKDKLDLPGFKTLRGGPVPTGHQAGEEIGEDLGAAEGFSFPVLFLFLVIVFGGLAAASLPLLVGGLSILGSMAVLRVIAQFTDVSVFAMSLVTVLGLAVAIDYGLLIVSRYREELERGRTGADALSRTVATAGRTVVVSGITVAVALFGMTFFPFAFLKSMAYGGVAAVVLSVFFSIIALPAALAVMGPKVNALSLRRKKSAAQAPAAQAQGEGAWYKLAHGLMRRPVAVTVVTLGVLVALAAPFLRIDFGANDARQLPNTAEGRQVHNMLEKDFDGDGVKSIDSLLTLAGDAKSKEQGAALQAYADKLGKVPGAKGAQITGAEGTTARVSVKFDGVAVSSPARDLVNDLREVTPPPGAKAYFGGETAVFDDTLDALAETLPMMLLYIAVATYILLFLAFGSVLLPLKAIAMNLLSLSATFGILVWIFQDGHLADLIGFDPTGSIEPNMPIMLFALIFGLSMDYEVFLVSRIREQYDLLGEPTAAVATGLQSIGKLIASAALLMCVPLAAMATSGVLTMTLFGVGMVIAILLDVFVVRILLVPAVMKLMGRASWWAPGPLQRLYSKYGIKEGEGLDAPDSSERVPVPS; encoded by the coding sequence ATGTTCGAGGGGTTGGGGCGGTTCATTCACCGGGGGCGCAAGCCCCTGCTGATCTTCACGCTGTTGTTCGCCGTACTGTCCGGGGTCTATGGCGTCGGCGTCTTCGGCGACATGAAACCGGGTGGCTTCGAGGACCCGAAGTCGGAGAGCCGCCACGCGGCGGCCCTCGCCGAGAAGGCATTTCCCCAGCGGGCACCCGACGCGGTCGTGGTCTACCGCAACGACGACCTGACCGTGGACGATCCGGCGTTCCAGAAGGCGGTCACCAGCAAGGTGAACTCGCTGCCTCGCTCGGTGGTCACCGGGTCGGCCCACTTCTGGATGACCAAGATGCCGGAGCAGGTGAGCCGGGACCGGCACGCGACCTATGTCGCGATGAACCTGCACGGCAGCGACGACAACATCAAGGAAGAGTCCTACAAGGCGATCAAGGACAAGCTGGATCTGCCGGGCTTCAAGACCCTGCGCGGCGGTCCCGTCCCGACGGGCCATCAGGCAGGTGAGGAGATCGGCGAGGACCTCGGAGCGGCCGAGGGCTTCTCCTTCCCCGTGCTCTTCCTGTTCCTGGTGATCGTGTTCGGCGGACTGGCCGCGGCCAGCCTTCCGCTCCTCGTCGGCGGTCTGTCCATCCTGGGATCGATGGCGGTCCTGCGGGTGATCGCGCAGTTCACCGATGTCTCGGTGTTCGCGATGAGCCTGGTCACCGTGCTCGGTCTCGCGGTCGCCATCGACTACGGCCTGCTGATCGTCAGCCGCTACCGGGAGGAACTGGAGCGCGGGCGCACCGGGGCCGACGCTCTCTCGCGTACCGTCGCCACCGCCGGACGCACGGTGGTGGTCTCCGGAATCACCGTCGCGGTCGCCCTGTTCGGAATGACCTTCTTCCCCTTCGCCTTCCTGAAGTCCATGGCGTACGGCGGGGTGGCGGCGGTCGTCCTGTCCGTCTTCTTCTCGATCATCGCGCTGCCGGCGGCCCTGGCGGTCATGGGCCCGAAGGTCAACGCCCTCTCGCTGCGCCGCAAGAAGTCCGCCGCGCAGGCACCGGCGGCTCAGGCACAGGGCGAAGGCGCCTGGTACAAGCTGGCCCACGGTCTGATGCGGCGCCCGGTGGCCGTCACGGTCGTCACGCTGGGCGTGCTCGTCGCCCTCGCGGCGCCGTTCCTGCGGATCGACTTCGGCGCCAACGACGCCCGGCAGCTTCCCAACACCGCTGAGGGCCGCCAGGTTCACAACATGCTGGAGAAGGACTTCGACGGCGACGGCGTGAAGTCCATCGACTCGCTGCTGACCCTGGCGGGCGACGCCAAGTCCAAGGAGCAGGGCGCCGCGCTCCAGGCGTATGCCGACAAGCTCGGCAAGGTGCCCGGCGCGAAGGGCGCGCAGATCACCGGGGCCGAGGGCACGACCGCGCGGGTCTCGGTGAAGTTCGACGGGGTTGCCGTCTCCAGCCCGGCCCGGGACCTGGTGAACGATCTGCGCGAGGTGACACCGCCGCCCGGCGCCAAGGCGTACTTCGGCGGTGAGACCGCGGTGTTCGACGACACCCTGGACGCGCTCGCCGAGACGCTGCCGATGATGCTGCTCTACATCGCCGTCGCGACGTACATCCTGCTGTTCCTCGCCTTCGGTTCGGTGCTGCTGCCGCTCAAGGCGATCGCGATGAACCTGCTGTCGCTCTCGGCGACCTTCGGAATCCTGGTGTGGATCTTCCAGGACGGGCACCTCGCCGATCTGATCGGCTTCGATCCCACGGGCAGCATCGAGCCCAATATGCCGATCATGCTGTTCGCGCTGATCTTCGGGCTCTCCATGGACTACGAGGTGTTCCTGGTGTCCAGGATCCGGGAGCAGTACGACCTGCTGGGCGAGCCCACGGCCGCGGTGGCCACCGGACTGCAGAGCATCGGGAAGCTGATCGCCAGCGCCGCGCTGCTGATGTGCGTGCCGCTCGCGGCCATGGCGACCAGCGGTGTGCTGACCATGACGCTGTTCGGTGTGGGCATGGTCATCGCGATCCTGCTGGATGTGTTCGTGGTGCGGATCCTGCTGGTGCCTGCCGTCATGAAGCTGATGGGCCGGGCCAGTTGGTGGGCTCCGGGCCCGCTGCAGCGGCTGTACTCCAAGTACGGCATCAAGGAGGGCGAGGGCCTTGACGCCCCGGACTCCAGCGAGCGTGTTCCCGTCCCGAGCTGA